A stretch of DNA from Manihot esculenta cultivar AM560-2 chromosome 7, M.esculenta_v8, whole genome shotgun sequence:
GATCTggttatttttaagaaaataaaagaaagtatCCCCATTCATTTCCTTAACAGATGACAGTcataaataaaagaagagaaaggaggGTTCTTATACAGTGGCATAGtcgataaaattttaaatatacctCCAAAAATAAAGCAACCATCGTAACCAAAGTTAGGCAAAACGACGCAAACAGTAAAGACTAGCCAAATCGTGCCACGTGTCCCAAATTGAAAAGTTGAATAGTCACCTTTTAACATGAAGAATTGATGATCAACTGGGAGACCTCTGATACTAAATAACAATCCCCCAAAATAAGTCATGAGCTGTCATCACAAAATAGGTTCACGTGACAATAATATGATAAATGAGTAACGCAGTCTCGCTCGAGAAAAGATACACTGGACACCTTAACACCCGGTTCGTCATCAAGACTTGCTCTCCTCTGGATATGACGAGTCTCAGTATAAAGTTACTATTATCAAGTACAATCTAGCGTATCTCCATTACGTCTGAAATCGCAAAATCACCGATCTATTAGCTGGCGATATCCCTTATTGATCAGCCGGTCACATCATAGTCGGATTATTtagaaatgttatatttatctccattttcttacagtataaaatgaGAAGAATCACAGAAATAAAGGTAGGTTATTCTCTTATACTAAATCTCTGAACAATTTATTATGTTCACTCCATTCTCTAATATGCTGACTTGAACGTCAAAGTGACTGCCGTAGACACTCATTATCTCACGTTCTCTTTTTATAGGTCTAATCAATCACAGTACAACTCAATTTTTCGACTACATCACTTCTTCTATcactaattattaataaaattactataaagaatatttattattaatatttttattttgtaaataataaattatattgctCGTCTCTGATGGTGTAGTTAAGActtagaaaaggaagaaattactGCAAACTTAGATTAAATGAAATTTCGTCAATATTAAGTGAGATGACAAAACTAAATTACACaatgattaattattttaatatatttattaatacaactttaaaataaaaaatgtacattcaaaaataaaaattaaaaaagttgaaAATTAACCAATGGATGCATATAGCTGGTAATTTTAAAGAGGAAAATAGAGAAATTACTAACAAAATATtagtttgatatttttaaaaaaataaaaaatcaataaaaaaattacccgtgataatttttttttaaacaaaattacCAATGATAatctatattaataaatttattaaaatttttataaaatatcgaCAAACTACTCATTGGAAGAATCGTGACCATTTTATTGAATGCAATATCTATTAATGAAATCATTGTTGGTAATCCGTGCTAATTCGTTAGGTTGAAGCTTTCTTCCGACAAAATTAACGATAAAATATAAGGATTTTTCGATGAAATTTAGTGTTGGTAAATTTGTCTGACACCTTACAATTTTGTTGGTATATTTTTAGTAATGAGCAATTTGACGACGCCTTATCCAGCGTCGCAATATTATCAGTATATTTAATTatcaaatgaaattttaataattattaataaaagaattttcgttaatatttttttacttgtaagaatattataaattttatgtctcctttaaaataatttagccGGCTTTACAATttaggaaaatttttttattttggctataaaaaatttataaattatgaacTCTTCGATAAATATGTTTAAAAGATAGATgataattctaaaaattttattggtaattatgtttatgtatgataaaaaaaattgtgaaaatttttttgctttttttatatatttttttataccaATCAGATTTTAGGAATTATTTGTACCATATTTCTAGTTATAATCTGTATATTGGTAAGAAAATTATTTGAGTTTATACcgtttttttattcttttttaatttaaaaatataaaaaataagaatggTGTGATTTTTTTACTATTGTTAGATTTAACTCTCATAGAGTGAATTAATagcttttttattataatataatcaaatTTGATTAGATACTAAGTATAAAATAAGTAAATGGAAAAGCAAAGACTAAAGTAAAGGGGAACAAAGAATTTTaggaaatattattttatttgtctTTCTAGTCTTGGACACAAGAAAAGGAATTTTCCACATTTCTTTCTTGTgtcaaaatcaaaataaaataataataaattcttgatcccattttttaatactatttttaatttctattttttttctcgATTTATCGTCActtcctttttaattttatatataatgaattcaatttattacgttacatataaaaaattttttaaataaattgaactttTTCGACGAACttctaaaaaattttcaactttgatgagatactaaataaatactattccatggttgataatattttttttttaaaaataaaaattgaaaattaaaaaaataaaacttgaaaTATCTCAAATTTATTCGGATGCACTTACTATCATGCTAAACTTATGAGTATAGTGAATAATGTTATCGAGActtaatgtaaaataaaataaaataaaattttaaaaattattattttatattataaatttatgcagTGATAATCATTTTGTGAAAATATGTTAagttaataaaagaaatatataaatatatttttataaattgatgtaATAAAgttatattaaattaacaatattattattaattaaaaaaaatgttttattctattgtgctttcaaaaaaaaaaatgttttattctATTGTTTACATAAATAtgttattatctttattttttaagtgtttataTCTTTTTAGatatacataaattttataaatttttaaaatataaaaatattatgaattataatttttaaaaaattacaaaatttatttttatatgttcttttaaattattattattattctattaatataaaatattgcaTATTGCCTACTCTTTTGACCAACCTTCAACTACTTCCGGTATATATTTACTTTGTTAAACAGTCTTCTTCCATCAATTTAGGGCGTTGGATTCGTTGGCCTTAATGTCGATGCTTGCTGTTGGCCAATTGATAGTTAAGATAAATTATGGCGGCGTCTTGAATtgtatcaaaattaatatatatatttttttatattttttaaattgaaagtctgtgtattaaaataatacttttttataatttaataaaattaaaatataaaagcaaattatttatttttaaaaattatgaaatataaattttaagttaaatataatttaaaagttaaaaaagagggaaaataaaaactaacggttgaattttaaaattagagaGAATTGATATAACTGTAAGAGGTAAATGTTATCATCCTACTCGGTAATAAAACTATCATTAGCTGCCTTCGACGCAACTGTCCCTTCGTCAGTTTCTGTCaggttctctctctctctctctctcgctctatcctccatttttcttattttctttgctTCACTTTGCCGGTTTTTAAGCATACTTTACTGTATTTTTCTGGCCCAAAATTTGAAGTTTCTTGATATTTAGCCTGGCAAACATGGATTACGAACTGGGTTTTACTTTTCTACATGGAAATAGCACTTGATTTTTTGAATTATATATCAAAAAATTGAATTCCAGAAGTTAGTTTCTTGACCTAGTTATCCGCAAATGGATGCCAATATTGATTCCCTTATCACTtctccttttaattttttaaagatctAGAATGACGTATTGGTGAATTAAACACAACCCTTTTCGCTTTTTGACTATTTTGTTTGGAATATTCAGAAAGTTTGTTTATTTCTCATAAGTTTATGAAGatgatttttcttaattttttatggtAATCTAAGTGTTTGACTAAAGTTCTAAACAAATTTTATCTCGTTATTTTATTGCATTGTGAGTAATATTTGCAGTAATCAACTTGCTCTGATTGTTATTGTCAAGTAATGTGAGAAATTCCCCAACTCTAGGACTACTTTTGAAGAACAGTCTCAATTCTTTGTAGAGATGTTCAGGGAAGTTACTGTGGTTTTGTTGATTGCGTTGCTTGCGTGGGCATATCAGTCTGCCTACCCTCCGCCTCCCAAGCCTTGCGGCAGCCTAGGTGGGCCTCCCATCACAGCACCTAGAATAAAATTGAGGGATGGAAGACATTTGGCTTATAAGGAGCATGGTGTACCAAGAGAAACTGCCAAATACAAGGTCATATTTGTTCATGGCTTTTCTGGAACCAAAGATGATACTGGGAGTTTAACAAACCTTCCTCTGGTACTTCAACCCTCTATGTTAGATTGATATTAgtaataaatctaaaaatttcaTCTGTCAAGAGGTCTTCATAGttaaagaaaattttcattattttctttccgttttaattttcaatttcaggAAGTAATTGAGGAGCTACGCGTGTATTTTGTGTCCTTTGACCGGCCAGGTTATGGAGAAAGTGATCCAGATCCAAAGCGAACTCCAAAGAGTCTGGCTTCTGATATAGAGGAGCTTGCTGATCATTTAGGATTGggattaaaattttttgtaattGGGTCTTCCATGGGAGGCCAGGTGGTTTGGGGCTGCCTGAAGTACATTCCTCATAGGTATGATTTTCATTCCCCTAACTTGACAGTGTGATCAATTTTCCACCTCAGGGATCTCTTGCCTTCTCTTGTTTGGAATTTGAGATATATTAAAATAGAACAGTTTATGTTATTCTATTAAAGTTTAGCATAGTGCTATGAAATTGAACTAGCTTCTTTCTTTTATGTTGAGattctgtttttcttttttctttgtttgaacttcataaacaataataaaaaaaaagtgttcATATTATTAGACTCAAATCTTTCTCATTTCATTCAGcatgaaaatttaattgttttctGTCAGTTTTGATGGAAATTGTTGATCTCTGCATTTTTTATCTGTTTTCATTTGAAGTTACTCCATCCATCCCACAAAGATAAGCTTGCTTTCCTTTTTCATCAATTATTAGTTGCTATAATATTTAGTAATAAAGCAACATAAGTGGAGGGTATATTAGCAAAggcaatataaaatttattgctaTTATTgactatattttcttaattcatGTGAAAAAACAACTATGATTACCTTTGTGGACAGATGGAGTATTTGTCTTCTTTTTCTATTTGTTCAAGTTGGGAGTTTTGTGTGCATATAGGCTAGCAGGAGCAACATTGATTGCTCCTGTTGTCAACTACTGGTGGCCTCGCTTCCCTGCCAACTTGTCTAAAGAGGCCTACTACCTACAGTTACCACAAGACCAGTGGACACTACGTGTTGCTCACTATACTCCATGTCTGACCTATTGGTGGAACACACAGAAATTGTTCCCTGCATCAGCTGTTGTTGCCAGAAAGCCTGAGGTTTTCTCTCGACAAGATCTGGAACTTTTCTCCACAATTTCTGCTAGTCGAACACCCAAGGTACTTATTTTTTCTATGTACTATTACAAGTCATTAGTGACATGCTTCACAACTCAGAGTATTTAGCTATAACATATTCCCATCACATTTTTTTCAGCAAAAGGTGATTCAACAAGGGGAATTTGAATCCCTACATCGTGACATAATGGTTGGATTTGGGAAATGGGAATTTGATCCCATGGATCTTGAAAATCCTTTTCCTAACAACGAAGGCTCAGTTCATCTATGGCAAGGAGATGAAGACAGGATGGTCCCAGTTATGTTACAGCGTTATGTTGTCCAAAAACTACCATGGATTCACTACCATGAGTTGCCTGGTGCTGGGCACTTGTTTTCCTATGTTCCTGGGATGAGTGAAACTATTTTGAAGGCTCTTTTGCTTGGCAGAAAGTAGCTTTATTCTTGATTTCTAATATTCTTGTATCTTTATTTATGTTGTACAAGATATCATTCTGCAACTTTTGTGGGATTTCACACTAATTATAATCAAATTATCATACAAATAttctgtcttttttttttttggagaatTGTGGCTTCTAGCTGAGTTTTGCATCTCCAGATTTCTGCACTAGCATAGAGTTTAACCTGTATATCTGGAGAAGCTGAGAACTACTGAAGTACAATTCATTACCACATAGGTGTTAACAACTGAAATGTCTCTGGTTTTACTTGAGATTCACACCTTGCTAAATGTGCATACTTGTTTCAGACAGAATCAGAGGCAGGATTGCAAGAATTATACTCTGTCTGTTGATCTCACAGTTATTGCGAAGCTTTCTGGGCAATAATTGAAGTAAACAGAAGAATCTTCTTTTGTAGAAGTGGTTCCAAATTAAAGGTAGATTATAAGTTCCTCTTACTCTTGGATAATACACATTTTTTTCATATGATATTTTGGTACCTGAAATTTTGTGAAGTAAAAATTTGTCACTGAttataaactatatatataatatggtTAATTACAAGATGATCTCTAATATGAGAGATTATTTAGTACATTTTTAGTGCATTAGAAAATAATGTTCCTTGTACTTGCATTTGGTTGACTGAAGGAGTATTGCTCTAGATATATCTTATAATTTCCTTCAAGTATTTGAAATTAACCTTtgacattttttaaatttaattgcacCTTAATTCTTTAACTTCTATATTAGAAAGCACTTCTCTCAGATTTTACACTTTTCTCActgatgtattttttttattgaggaTTTGTGGATGATTCGAGTTTGATTATGACCAAATATTTGAATATCCTTTTAACTGTAACTGTACAATGAATTTTTTGGTTCACTTGAAGCTGTGCTCATTTGAGGATTTTGCAACATGAACATAAAAAAAAGGCTCATTTTCATCCTGAAGTTTCTATGCACAACTCCTATTCCTGCTTCCAGGGCTTCAGCATCAAAAGGGGAACACCTTTCCAAGGTTTCAGGGAGATGACAGGCTACGAAGTTTCCCCTGCacataaaaagttatttttaaccTTTTTTTCCCCTCAATATACTGCTAATGCCTGGAGATATACAAACTAGGAAATAATTGatctaaaatgaaaataatattggACGATAAAAGAACTCCTGGCTAT
This window harbors:
- the LOC110618488 gene encoding uncharacterized protein LOC110618488, producing MLSSYSVIKLSLAAFDATVPSSVSVRTTFEEQSQFFVEMFREVTVVLLIALLAWAYQSAYPPPPKPCGSLGGPPITAPRIKLRDGRHLAYKEHGVPRETAKYKVIFVHGFSGTKDDTGSLTNLPLEVIEELRVYFVSFDRPGYGESDPDPKRTPKSLASDIEELADHLGLGLKFFVIGSSMGGQVVWGCLKYIPHRLAGATLIAPVVNYWWPRFPANLSKEAYYLQLPQDQWTLRVAHYTPCLTYWWNTQKLFPASAVVARKPEVFSRQDLELFSTISASRTPKQKVIQQGEFESLHRDIMVGFGKWEFDPMDLENPFPNNEGSVHLWQGDEDRMVPVMLQRYVVQKLPWIHYHELPGAGHLFSYVPGMSETILKALLLGRK